A genomic segment from Neobacillus sp. YX16 encodes:
- a CDS encoding YjbA family protein — MLYLHDVWVNWFEGEENGYNVCHFHEWRKDDGVELLDQAPLLKVEPILYNYIENDLSELPQQLLDDIFQKAYLRKNHERVQLEYCFVVTDGVGILAVDTIGYSIPIRKSRLIPRQEQLVYEMIAAHEAKQYHFQKISVDKDFHILSPEPDLMTGLTRKERQLKQLLFMALDQLHTSKNEAEVRYWFTEWCPERYSAIQELNFESAWQQLFEETKYGWSRRHETFCENLIKGQPFFEKLWEMEHGPKVN, encoded by the coding sequence ATGTTGTATCTTCATGATGTTTGGGTAAATTGGTTTGAAGGTGAAGAAAACGGATATAATGTGTGCCACTTTCATGAATGGCGCAAAGATGACGGTGTTGAGCTGTTAGACCAAGCTCCTTTGTTAAAAGTTGAACCGATTCTCTATAATTATATTGAGAACGATCTCTCAGAGTTACCTCAACAGCTTCTAGATGATATTTTTCAAAAGGCCTATTTAAGAAAAAACCATGAAAGAGTGCAACTCGAGTACTGCTTTGTGGTGACAGATGGAGTGGGGATATTAGCCGTCGATACAATTGGTTATTCGATACCAATTAGAAAGAGCAGGTTAATTCCAAGGCAAGAGCAGCTAGTGTATGAAATGATTGCAGCTCACGAAGCAAAACAATATCATTTCCAAAAGATTTCAGTGGATAAGGATTTTCATATTTTATCACCTGAGCCTGATTTGATGACTGGACTTACGCGAAAAGAGCGTCAGCTAAAACAGCTTTTATTTATGGCACTAGATCAATTACATACATCAAAGAATGAAGCAGAAGTTCGATATTGGTTTACTGAATGGTGTCCTGAGCGATATTCAGCCATTCAGGAATTGAATTTTGAAAGTGCTTGGCAGCAGTTGTTTGAGGAAACAAAATACGGTTGGTCAAGACGTCATGAGACATTTTGTGAAAACCTAATAAAAGGTCAGCCATTTTTTGAAAAGCTATGGGAAATGGAGCATGGACCGAAAGTAAATTAA
- the trpS gene encoding tryptophan--tRNA ligase — MKTIFSGIQPSGTITIGNYIGAMMQFIELQNDYNCYFCIVDQHAITVPQDRLELRKNIRSLAALYLAVGIDPEKATLFIQSEVPAHAQAGWLMQCISYIGELERMTQFKDKSAGKDAVSASLLTYPPLMAADILLYNTDLVPVGDDQKQHMELTRDLAERFNKKYGEILTIPDIRLPEVGARIMSLQEPTKKMSKSDSNKKAFITPLDEPNQITKKIKSAVTDSEGIVKFDKINKAGISNLLSIYSILGNKTIPELEEMYHGKGYGDFKGDLADVVVNVFKPIQEKYNNLMESSELDRILDEGAEKANQVASKTLKKMENAMGLGRKRR; from the coding sequence ATGAAAACAATATTTTCAGGAATTCAGCCAAGTGGTACGATTACAATTGGAAATTATATTGGGGCTATGATGCAATTTATAGAATTGCAAAATGATTATAACTGCTACTTTTGCATCGTCGATCAACATGCGATAACTGTACCACAGGATCGTTTGGAGCTTCGAAAAAACATTCGCAGTTTGGCTGCGCTGTATCTGGCTGTTGGTATTGATCCAGAAAAGGCAACCTTATTTATCCAGTCAGAGGTTCCAGCACATGCGCAGGCAGGATGGTTGATGCAATGTATTTCCTATATTGGTGAATTGGAGAGAATGACTCAATTTAAGGATAAGTCTGCTGGTAAGGATGCGGTTTCAGCAAGTTTACTAACCTACCCTCCATTAATGGCTGCTGACATCCTCTTATACAATACCGATCTAGTCCCTGTTGGAGACGACCAGAAGCAGCATATGGAATTAACGCGCGACTTAGCGGAAAGATTCAATAAAAAATATGGGGAGATTTTAACCATACCAGATATTCGTCTTCCTGAAGTTGGTGCGAGAATCATGTCACTGCAGGAGCCAACAAAGAAAATGAGCAAATCTGATTCAAATAAGAAAGCTTTTATCACCCCATTAGATGAACCAAACCAAATTACGAAGAAAATCAAAAGTGCTGTAACAGACTCAGAGGGAATTGTTAAATTTGATAAGATTAATAAGGCTGGAATATCTAATTTGCTATCTATTTATTCCATACTAGGCAATAAGACTATCCCAGAGCTTGAAGAAATGTATCATGGCAAGGGCTATGGGGATTTCAAAGGTGATTTAGCTGATGTAGTCGTAAATGTATTTAAACCGATCCAAGAAAAATATAATAACTTAATGGAATCCAGCGAACTCGACAGGATTTTAGACGAAGGTGCTGAAAAGGCAAACCAAGTTGCCAGCAAAACCCTTAAGAAAATGGAAAATGCAATGGGACTAGGAAGAAAGAGAAGATAA